The Aquila chrysaetos chrysaetos chromosome 21, bAquChr1.4, whole genome shotgun sequence DNA window ATACATCCTCTCTTCTGTCACTGTTTGCTTGTAGCACTTAGACCCTTTGTGGTCAAGAATATTAtgttgaaaagaagaaatctttctaAGCCTGTAATTTGACAGaacttactgatttttttttggttgttttttggtttgttttttttgtttgtttgtttccctagCCCTGTTAAATGAAAATCTTGGTGCAACTGTTCTGGAATAATATATGCAGTACTTCTGTCAGCTTTTGCTGGTCAGTGCTGTTCTTCATTTTACTGATTACCTTTACAATATGCAGTTACACATACACCTCTCTTTACACTTGACTGGAGCCTTGAAAAAGGATGACTGTTGTTTTTGATGGATGATGAAACTCACATGTATGCTTTCCTGCCAAACCTCAGAAGTGCTTGCCAGATTTCATTTCAGGTGTTTCATGTTGTTTTAGAAATGTAATTCCTGCCATTTTCAAAAAGGATAAACTGCTTCTGGATCTTCCTCCTGcttgttttcctccaaattCTTCCCCTCCAATGTCCTGCTGGGTCTTTATGGAGCAAGGTTTCTGCACTGCTTCCCACCACTGACTGGTTTTCAGTAGTGCATGTGCACATAGACACTTCCTTAAGCACTGTATATTGTAGTGACCACAGTCGATATCACTCGAGTTGTCTGTTGCAGCTTTGTGCCAAAGTTTAAGGTAGTATGTTTTCACTTAGTACAGAAGAATCATGTGTGCTCCTAGTGGGAAGACAGCAGTATGTGGATACAATAAAGACTTTGTCAAAAAGGACAAAGCTGAGACTTAAATGGTAATGAGGTGTTGATTTGTTTGGATGGTCTTGAAGAGGAAGTTGGAGGGAGGGGGTTTCATGACTTTTGTAAGTGAAGTACTTCACTATTGCTCATTTTCATACGGTCTCTTTGCTATTTTGATGGCGTTGGATCTAGGATCTTTCTGGAATGTGCAATATAGTTCCTCCcactgtttgtttcttcagtttgaaGCAGCGTATTTGCTGCTGGTTGCAAGTTGAGGATTACTGCTAGTACCTCAAAGGCATTTGGGTGAGAAGGCAGATGCAAGTTTCTTCTTGTTCAGGCTAGCAGCGGAAGCTCCAGCATACTACAAATGTACAACAAATGACTGCTTGTAGTTGTTCCATGCTATTTTCAAAGTTCCTGCTGTTCATGTGAGGAAAGTTTAGAATTAATTGAGTTTTAGGCTATATCCATTTGACTATTAAACCTACTCCTCACATATTAGGAAGGGGATAGGGAAGCCTTTAAGTATCAAGTATGTCCTGTAACAATTCCCCAGTCTGCCTAGGAAGGCTGTTTGATTGCTGATGTTTTAcagcatgtatttttctaatgctCAGTATAAGCTTTCTTTATTGTAGCTCAAGCCTATTAAGTTTTGCTTGTTCTGTCACTGATTAGTGAGAATAATCTGTTCTTGGCTTCTTTAGAAAAATTCTTTATGTATTCTAATCTGGGTACTATGGCTAGTTATATTTcaaagaacagcttttcttgtATGTACTACTTTCTAAATCTTTTATCTGGTGTCCTCTAACTAATGCAGTGTCTGGAGGTCTGATTGATCTTGAGTGATTTATTACAGTAAACAGTAGCAGTGGAGCCCAGCAATGGGTATCTTGGTTTATTACATAATTTTTGGACCTTTCTTTGTGGTAAACTGTTTAGGCAGTATACTGTGTAGACAAGTGTGAATCTtggaggggggtgtgtgtataCACAGGTGTGTGTGTGAACCTAACAAATGACAGAGTACCTTGATACTAGGTCTGAGTTTGTGATCCCTTTCCACTTGTAGGTATCTCTAAGGACTTGTCCCTTTGCCTGTGGGAAACTGTCTGGTAGTAAGGCAAGACTGTGGGAATTTGGctaattttgtatttacatgGTTGGAATGCAGCCAGTTGTCACTGAGCTCTCAACTCATTGCATCTCCATTTCACTATTGTCTTTCTAGCCTGTAAGCTCTTCGTAATGGCTCTGAGTGTGTCTAGCTATGATAAGAAATTGTTAGCAATATTAAAAACACTGGCTAAAGCTTATCTTTAAAATGACTATAATTGAGTGtgcttttcctaatttttttttcttgctttgtgcaGGACTTTGTTTCTGGGTAAAGAATGCAGACTATAAAGTGTGTAGTTGTTGGAGATGGTGCTGTGGGAAAAACATGTCTTCTCATCAGCTATACCACCAATGCCTTCCCGGAAGAGTACATCCCTACTGTGTTTGACAACTACAGTGCCCAAATGACCGTTGATGGCCGGACAGTTAGCCTGAATCTCTGGGACACTGCAGGCCAGGAGGAATATGACCGCCTGCGCACGCTCTCGTATCCTCAAACCAATGTATTCGTCATCTGTTTCTCCATTGGTAGCCCCTCTTCCTATGCAAATGTGAGGCACAAATGGCATCCTGAAGTTTCTCACCACTGTCCAAATGTTCCCATTCTTTTAGTGGGCACGAAGAGAGACTTGAGAAATGACCTGGAAACAGTTAAAAAGTTGAAAGAGCAAAGTTTGGCTCCCACTACCCCGCAGCAGGGGACTTCGCTGGCTAAACAAATTGGAGCAGTCAAATATTTGGAGTGCTCAGCGTTGAATCAGGAAGGTGTTCGGGAGGTGTTTGCTGAAGCTGTGCGTGCAGTTCTGTATCCTGTGACAAAGaagaacacaagaaaatgtGTCTTATTGTAGTTACCTTGGGTGATGGATGTTCGAAGTTGAATATTGACTAGAATCTTGGAGGGCTctttaatgaattaaattgaAGATTTGCATCTTGCACTAACAGCTCTAAGCAGAAACGGTTTATGCAACGAAAATTCTTGCAGTCTTATTGCTTCAGGgaaactgaaacagaacagttttgtttttgttttggttttttttttacacaactGAGAGGTCAAATACCTACTTTATTTCTAAAGTTCCAGTCTTCAGCTTCTCCACGGATCACTTGGCTTCTGTCCTTATTTagtggaggaaaataaaagacgGGAGTTCTTTGAAGCCAGACTTCTTTACTAGATAGCTATCAGTTACTAGACTTGCTGAAAAGCACAAATTCTGATAACTTTGCTTTAAgcatagctgctgctttttccatcCCTTCTTTACTGATGGAATTTGTTTTACGAATAGAATTCTGACTGTCcagttgttttaatttgtcaATTTAAAGCTTGAAAACAATTTGTTTACATGCAAAAATGCCTGAAATATTACTGAGATTCACCTTATAGTGAACTGTGATCATTTTATATGAAGAGTTAGCATAAGGCATGTTTAATGCAATGAGCAAGACCCAGGGAACACCTGCAATGATTTTATTAATAGAAGCAGGAGCTGATTTCTCCTAATGTAAGGAACTTACAGTAATGATGAATCACTCAAATGGGTGATTTTCATACTTTTGAATTGGAGAGGTGGAAGAGTAGTTTAGATGCAAATCTTCCATAATCTTCTAAACTGAGTTTTTATTTCACTCTCCAGTGAGACTTTGCACCTTGAGAATAAAGTCAACAGTTATGTTCTTGGACCGACAGAGGTAGTTAGGATGACACTTctcaaaatgagattttcagtGTGATCCCTTTGAATCCCAGAGACTTGACAGCTGCCCGTTTGTTCTTGAGGAATTCATTGCTTCACTTCTTAATGTTCTGGGGGCCACCACCTGAGATTTTTACGTCAAattcctttgttgtttttctagAACACTGACAAAATTTGGAGGTTCTATTTAGAGGAACCAGGAACCCTTGCTTCTTCCTGGCAActcactgatggtttcagttaAATTTGTAATGGTTAGCCAGTCACTGGATAGGTTTACTTGGGCAGTTTTCTCCGCTCTACTAGGTGATCAGTTTTCATAAACTCTTAACTGAAGTCCTATTTATGtactttttaactttctttagCAGCTCTAGTGAGTGGCagctggcttttattttcaggatgTGCACTGTTCTTTATGTGTGATTCTGGGACCAGCTGAGGAGTGAGCGCATGAAACCTTCCTTAGACTTAACCTTACAGCTTGGTGGTATGAAAGCAGCATGCTTCAAAGATACTTTGTGTGAAACTGCTGGTGCTGGACTGGGCTTTGTTGTCTGAAGTTGACAGTGCTGTCTTTGTCCGGATGCAGCCTCAATTGGTAATTCAGAACTTGCTTTCTTGTGATTCCCACACATGCAAAACTGCACTGGTGTATGCCCTGGGCAGAGAAAAGTCTCATTTTAGCAAgataacagaaaatacataaacaagGTTATTAGGGATCTTTTGTTAATTTGACGTTGCTTTTATCTGATATGGGCAAAAATACCAGGTAGACAGAAAGATTCGTATTTGTGCCCTAATTTCCCTCTTTAAAGAGGGTGTGCCTTTCTTCAGCTGGTATAACTGATGCTGACACTAACTGCAATTTTTGTATATCTGAGGTATGCTTGTACTGATACTGCTTTAGTAAACTGCAACCCATAGATTACAAACTGCAGTTAATCCAAATACTGGTGTATGTGGCTAGTGAACCAATACAAGAGTTCCAAATGTTGCCTGATTGCAGGCAACACCAAAACACCCATTATGCATGATGTTTGCAGAAGCCTAGAGactctgcatatttttcttcaccAAGTGCCATTGCCCGGAGTGTCTTTGTGTCTTTTGCACTTGTAGTAGAAGTGCTGTTCCAGATGTGGCTCCTACGGCAGTGCCCTGCAGGCTATGAGGGTGTAGGAGTATTTCATTGAGGTAACCTCTACTCACCACGTTCTGCCTTTAGTAGTAGGCCTTTAGTGTGGGCTTCACTTGCAGACAGCAATTAACTCTGTGCCTTGTAattcaagattattttctttaggtAAATTTCAGTAACCGAGTAAATAGAGTTTgtcatgtttaaaatgtatttatttaagcCAGtacatgtggggttttttaatgctggTCAGGCCGAAATCAACTGCCTAGTTACCCTGGTGCAAGCCCATAACCTTTGCTTCATTCAGAGatgtactttttaaagtttgtgaTATGTTTGAACTGCTCTTAAATAGACTTTTAATTTCAACAACAggcacctcttttttttttttttttctacatataGTTGCAATTTTGTACTGAAGCtactactgttttaaaaatcttttacttttttacatACTGAAATCTTTTAGTTCTGCATCTTTTGTGGTTATTCTTAACTGGATT harbors:
- the LOC115333608 gene encoding rho-related GTP-binding protein RhoG-like, with the protein product MQTIKCVVVGDGAVGKTCLLISYTTNAFPEEYIPTVFDNYSAQMTVDGRTVSLNLWDTAGQEEYDRLRTLSYPQTNVFVICFSIGSPSSYANVRHKWHPEVSHHCPNVPILLVGTKRDLRNDLETVKKLKEQSLAPTTPQQGTSLAKQIGAVKYLECSALNQEGVREVFAEAVRAVLYPVTKKNTRKCVLL